Proteins encoded within one genomic window of Aspergillus nidulans FGSC A4 chromosome VII:
- the zrfC gene encoding putative ZIP Zinc transporter (transcript_id=CADANIAT00008482) yields MRILLPVLATASLAHAVSITGCHKHGDDVYCLTDDGGEVQVLLDNPPAGDPPSEYTDCHEHGSTWYCVDAGGNDVEILGEITDSSTSTNSTNEETTTTESTEESTEGENCHFHAGVEHCLAPGESESGGSTSESSCGIQTRDYDMPLRIGTLFVVLVTSSIGVFLPMGLVKLPSATINVWASTIIKQFGTGVILSTAFVHLYTHADLMFGNECLGELDYEATTSAVVMAGIFLSFLTEYMGHRFILARAARSAERSQPAENGSNISSKSAAEQEPQPHHHATLAGLGHHHGGDPTNPNTKLSVLVMEAGVIFHSILIGVTLVVAGDSFYKTLLVVIVFHQFFEGLALGARIALLPGRTFPSKAIMGGVFALITPIGMAIGMGVIHSFNGQDRQTLVALGTLDALSAGILVWVGVVDMWARDWVIEGGDMFSAPLGHVAAGGISLVAGMILMGVLGKWA; encoded by the exons ATGAGAATCCTTCTTCCCGTCTTGGCCACTGCCAGCCTTGCCCATGCTGTGTCCATAACCGGCTGCCACAAGCATGGTGACGATGTATACTGTTTGACCGACGACGGCGGCGAGGTGCAGGTACTTCTAGATAATCCGCCGGCCGGAGACCCTCCCTCTGAATATACCGACTGCCACGAGCACGGAAGCACATG GTACTGTGTCGATGCAGGAGGAAACGATGTCGAGATCCTGGGAGAGATAACCGACAGCTCCACCAGCACGAACAGTACTAACGAAGAGACGACGACCACCGAATCGACGGAAGAGAGCACGGAAGGAGAGAACTGCCATTTCCACGCAGGCGTAGA GCACTGTCTTGCCCCTGGGGAATCAGAAAGTGGTGGCAGCACCAGCGAGTCGTCGTGCGGGATCCAGACTCGAGATTATGACATGCCCTTGCGTATCGGGACGCTCTTCGTCGTTCTCGTCACCAGCTCTATTGGTGTGTTCCTCCCTATGGGTCTGGTGAAGCTTCCTTCCGCGACCATCAATGTTTGGGCGTCCACCATTATCAAACAGTTCGGTACAGGTGTCATCCTCTCGACCGCATTCGTTCAC CTCTACACACATGCAGATCTCATGTTCGGCAACGAGTGTCTCGGCGAGCTCGACTACGAGGCCACCACATCAGCCGTCGTGATGGCCGgtatcttcctttccttcctgacCGAGTATATGGGCCATCGTTTTATTCTCGCCCGCGCGGCCCGTTCCGCCGAACGATCCCAGCCAGCCGAGAATGGCTCGAACATCTCCTCCAAGTCCGCGGCCGAGCAAGAACCGCAGCCGCATCACCACGCCACTCTCGCCGGCCTGGGCCACCATCATGGCGGCGACCCAACCAACCCCAACACAAAGCTCTCCGTGCTGGTCATGGAAGCCGGTGTCATCTTTCACAGTATCCTCATCGGGGTAACCCTCGTCGTCGCGGGCGACTCATTTTACAAGACCCTTCTTGTCGTGATTGTTTTCCaccagttcttcgagggACTGGCGCTAGGAGCCCGGATCGCGCTTCTGCCAGGTCGTACGTTCCCTAGCAAAGCCATCATGGGCGGTGTCTTCGCGCTCATCACGCCCATCGGTATGGCGATTGGCATGGGCGTGATCCACTCCTTCAACGGGCAGGATCGCCAGACGCTCGTCGCGCTGGGGACCCTCGATGCTCTCTCCGCCGGTATCCTTGTGTGGGTTGGCGTTGTCGACATGTGGGCACGCGACTGGGTTATCGAAGGAGGCGACATGTTCAGCGCTCCGTTGGGGCATGTTGCAGCGGGCGGTATCTCACTGGTTGCCGGGATGATCTTGATGGGCGTCTTGGGCAAGTGGGCATGA